The sequence AACATTTTTTTTCTCAAGTGTTTTTTTATAAGTTGTTAAAATCATTCCCAAAAGTTTAGGCCAAATTATAAACAAAACTATTAAAATTAATCCTCTAATTACTAGTCCTGGAAGAACTTCAAAAATATCTGTAAGAAAACTTTCTAACAATACGTGCATACTCTACATCACTCCTTTAAAATTATTTTAAATTTGTATAATTATACCAAAATACCATACTTACTCTTTTATTTTTAATAAATTTTCTGTTCATTCTCATTAATTATAATATTTTTTCTAAATTTTAACAAGTCCCTAGTGTAAAATTATATATGTAATTTTATTTTATTTTTACTGCTTATGAGATATAATAATATTACAGAGGTGAAATTTTATGGCAGAAAATATAAAAGGAATCATACAAGTTATACATGGAATGAGTGAACACAAAGGTAGATACCTCCACTTTTTTAAATACTTTACTGAACGAGGTTATCTTGTATTCTTGCATGAACATTTGCATCATGGAAATAACGTTGCAGCAAAAAATGAATTAGGTATATTTCAGAATGACTTTCCCGTTTTAATAAAAGAACAAAAATTATATACTGAAAAATTAAAAAAAGAGTATCTTAATATTCCTTTTTTTGTTTTTGGACACAGTATGGGGTCTTTCATTGCACAAGAACATATGAAAACTTATTGGAATGAAATAGATGGTTATATATTTTGTGGTTCATGTTATAAACAGCCTTTTTTATGGAAAGCTGGAGAAATAGCAAGTTATCTTTTAGATAAGATATACAGAAACAGAAGAGCCCATATAATTAAAAAACTTGTTTTTTTAAATTCCAACAGCAAAACAAGAGCTGAATATTACTACAATGAAAATTCATGGCTTTCTAGAGACATTGAAGAAGTAAAAAGATATTGTAATGATAAATTATGTGATTTTACTTATAGCAGTACCTTTTACACTAGTTTCTTTAAATTTTTAAATTCTCTTTATCTAGAAGATGATTTCAGAAATATATCTAAAAAGCTTCCTATAATGATAATATCAGGAGATATGGATCCTGTAGGAAAGTTTGGAAAAGGAGTTATAGAACTTGAGAAATTCTATAACAAAATTGAATTTGATGATGTTACATGTCATTTATATAAAAATGCAAGGCATGAACTTCATAATGAAATAAACAGAGATGAAGTTTTTACTGATATTGAAAAATGGTTGGAAATTAGAATTTAAACATATATTTAAGGAGATGATTTTTATGTACACTTGTGACGCTTGTACAAAATATGTTTGCAGAACTGGAAATCTTGAAGAAGCTCCTCTTAACTGTCCATGCAGAGAATTGGATAATATAGAGGAAGTTAAAAAATTTTATCTTGAAAAAGAAAATATGAAACTTGCTCGTAATTCAGCTCTTGTTGAGAGTGAAGGGTATTGTAAGCAGACTAGAGTAGAAGAAATAATAAATTTTGCTAATAAATGCGGATACAAAAAACTGGGACTTGCATTTTGTGTAGGACTTTCAAAAGAAGCTAAAATTTTTGCTTCTATTCTTAGAAATCATGGTTTTGAAGTAGAATCTTTATCATGTAAAAATGGTTCTGTTCTTAAAGAATTTATTAATATATCTAATGAAGAGCAAGTGAGACCTTGTACTTATGAACCTATGTGTAATCCTATTGGCCAGGCAAAACTTTTAAATCAGTCTGGAACTCAATTGAATATACTTTTAGGACTTTGTGTAGGACATGATTCTTTGTTCCTGAAGCATTCAGAAGCCCCTGTTACAATATTTGCAGTAAAAGACAGAGTACTGGGGCATAACCCTCTTGGTGCTATATATATGGCTGAAGGATATTATAAGAAAAAACTTTTTAAGTAGAAATGAGGAAAAATGACAATAGAAAAAAATTCACTTTGGATAAATAATAAAAACGGAAGAGAATATCAAGTATTAAGTGAAGCTATAGACTGTACAAATGAAAGAGATGGATTAATAGTAGTTGTCTATATCTGTAAAGAAGTTGAAGGAAAACTTTTTGTAAGAGAAAAAAATGAATTCTTAAAAAAATTCTCACCTAAGGAATAGAAAATAAGGTGGTTCAAAATTACTTTGAACCACCTTATTTTTACTATAATTCATACTTATTTTTTGCATAAGCTACTGCCACTTTCCCTATAATATCATTAGGGTCTATAAGAGGCACTGTAAAACTCTTTCTTTTTAATATAATTGGAATTTCTGTACATCCCATTATTAATGCCTCTGCTCCATTTTTTATAAAATATTCAGCACACTCTATGGCATCTTTTACATTTTCTTCTGTAACCCCATTGTATTTAAAATCAAATATAGTATCATGTACTTTATTCTGTACTTCTTCTTCTGCAGCTACTACTTCTATTCCAAATTTTGCACAACATTTATCATATAATTTAATTTTTACAGCTGCATTGGTAGCCATTACCCCCACTTTTTTTATTCCTGGTACCTGATGCATCATTTCCTTAACTGCTTCTTCAATTATATGTAAAAATGGTATATCTACTTGACTGGCAACTTCATCATAAAAATAATGTGCTGTATTTGCCCCAATTATTATAAAATCAGCTCCAGCTTTTTTTAAATTCTCTGCTGTGGCAATCATAGCTGCAACTGGACTTTCTGTCCCTTTCATAATTGCATCCTGTCTGCTTGGCATTTTTGGATTATTATCTATTATTATTCTCAAATGATCTTCATCACACTTTGCATGGGTTTCTTCTACTATCTTAGAAAAAAGATCTATTGTAGCCTCTGGCCCCATTCCACCTAATATCCCTACAATTTTTTCTTTCATTACTGTCCCTCCTCAACTGCTTCTCTTTGCTCATTTTTTCTTTCACCAGCATCTAATACAGCAGCCACGACTACAGAACCCACGACATTTACAGTAGTGATTCCCATATCCATTATACGGAAGATTCCACCTAAAAGACCTACAAATTCTATTGGCAACCCTAAAGTTGTAAGGAAAATAGTTGTAGCAACAAATATTCCACCAGGAATACCTGGACTTCCTAAAGTCATCAGTACACCTGTGAATACAGCTATAAACATTTGATATAAAGACATTTCTATCCCTAATACTTGAGATACAAAAACGGCTACTACTCCATACCATAATCCATTTCCATCCATATTCATTGTCGCTCCTACTGGAATAGTAAATCCAGCTATATCTTTTTTCAATTTCAACTCATCCTCACATACTTTTATAGAAACAGGAATAGTTGCAGCAGTACTACATGTAGCAAAGCTTGTAGTCCACACTGGTGCTATTTTTTTATAGAATGAAATTGGATTCTTTCCTGAAGCTGCCAAATACATTCCACCATAAACTATAAAAGCATGTATCATTAATCCTATATAAATAGTAACTATAAATTTTCCTAGTGGTCCCAATATGTCAGTTCCATATTTTCCTGTTGTTGTTGCCATAAGAGCAAAAACACCATATGGAGTAAAACCCATTACAAATTTTAATATCATCATTATAAAACGAGAAAGGGTTCCAAACATATCCAACATACATTTTTTATCCTCTTCTTTCAATAGAAGGATAGCTATACCAGAAAATATAGCAAAAGTAATTATTTGAAGCATATTCCCTTCTGAGAATGACTGCATTATATTAACAGGAAAAAATCCTAAAATAACACTGCTTACAGTAGGAGCCCCTTTTTCAACTATTCCACTAACATCTGTCATTACAAATCCTACTCCTGGTCTTATAACAAGAGCAGAAAATAATCCAATTCCTGCTGCAACAAATGTTGTAGCTAAGAAGATAATAATAAGTTTAATTCCAATCTTTCCAAGACGTCTTAAATCTCCCATACCTGCCACTGCTAAAACAACATTAGCAAAAATAAGAGGTACAACTGACATTCTAAGTAATCTTAAAAAAACATCTCCAATAACAGCTATTGCTGTTATTTTAGGGCCCATAACAAGTCCAGCTATTGCCCCCAAAATCATACCAATCAATATCTTATTGGCTAACCCTATCTTTTTCTTTAACATAATAATCCCCCCACTTAAAATTAAGTAGTATATGAAAGATTGTTATTCTTGACTTTTTTACAGCTCAATACTTGATAAAGGTTTTAATGACGTTTTCCATCTCTTTCTTTGATGGAAATCTCTGAGTTAACAACTTCCATTTTTTGATTAACAGCTATAAACTCTAAACAAAGGTCACATCTGTCTCCTCTGTAAGTTCTTCTATTGAATACAACAGGTTCCTTTTCTATAAATGATAGACATTCTACTACCATTCCTGTAGGTACTTCAGGAAAATCAAACTGTTCTTTTTCATATTGATCAAGCATTATTACCTGTACCCCTATTTTATAATTAGTAAATCTTTTTTCATAGGTATTTTCAATATATTTATATACAGCTATTTCTCTGATCTCTTCCTTGGAAATATTTCCTATCCATTTTGGACTGATATAATGAGTATCCAAAAGAACTGGCTTACCATCTATGTAATGAAGTCTTTCTATCTGATATACCATTCCATTTTTCTCTATTCCTAATACCTTTTGCATTCTACTGTCAATTTCTGTAAAATCTGAAAAAATCACTGTTGAATAATCATTCAATCCAATTTCTCCACTTTTCTTACTGAAAGCTGGTTCTAATAGAAAATTTTCTGTAATCTTTTGATAAACTACAAAAGATCCCTTTCCTTTTTTTCTTACAATAAGTCCTTCATTTACAAGACCATCCATTGCTTGTTTTACTGTGGCTCTACATAAATTAAACTCATCACAAAGCTTTAATTCTGAAGGTATCTCTGTTCCATATCCCCAATCTTCATTCATTATTTTATCCCTTATAATTTCTCTAAGTTGATAATAAAGAGGAATTGGACTATCACTTTTTAATTTTTTCATACAAACCACACCCTATCCAAATTTTAAAACCCCCCTACATTGTATAAAGTGTAGCAATACTTGTCAAGAATATTAAGACCATATACATATATTCAATTGTTCAAATGTCTAGACATTTCAATTATAACAATTTTATATTTTATTGTCAATATTTTTCCGCATTAAGTGTTTTATTAATTTAAATTTTGTATTTATTTACTACAAAATTTAGAAAAATATAAGAACTTATATAATGAAAAGATGGAATTATAGGAAAATAGACAAACAATATTTAATATAGTATAATTTAGAAAACAGTGTACTAAAAATTCATGATTTTATGAGGTGGTTACTTGAGAAGGAATAAAAAGAATAAAAAGCAGGCAATTATTATACTTCATGAAATATATGGAGATTAATACTTTAGCTGGTAGTTAAAAAACAATATAATAAAATATTTCTTTATACAAAAAATTTATCTCTTTTAATATTCAATGCTTTTCATGGATTTCTTGATTCACACTCTAAATATTTTAATGATTATCAAAGAAAAAAAGCTGAGATAGCTATCACTAAATTTATAAATCAGTATATAAAATAAATTAGAGATATGGAAAAAACCATACCTCCTTATATTTCATAGAATTTTAAATTTCAATTGCTACTGCTTTACTGTACTTAAACAAAATGGATGCCCTTCTGGATCAAACATAACTGTTGAAGTTTCAAAATATTGTACCTCTGATATTTTAGCACCACATTTTAAAGCATGAGAAACTGCTTCACCTAAATTTTCAACGAGAAAATCTATATGTGCCATCTGCTGTTGTTTTCCTTTTTCCCATGGCCATATTGGTGGAGTGTATTCTTCAATTTCCTGAAAGGCAAAAATCCATCCCTGTGGTGAACGTAGACCAGCCCAACCATTTCCTGAAAGTATTTTTTCCCAGCCAAGTAAATTTACATAAAAATCTGCTAATTTATCAGCATTTTTACAATCATAGGCAAATCCAGCTATATCTTTTATCATATATTTTTACCTCCTGATATTTATTTTTATATTAAAGTTTTATTCCCATTTCTTTAAATATTAAAATACAAATAATCAATGAGACTAAATTAGCAGCTAATCCAATAAAAGCTAATTTTTTTTTCTTAGAGGAACCAAATATTCCAATTCCCCCAAAAATCATTCCTATTACTGAAAATGTAGGACCAACTAACACTATTGCAATCATAGCAAGTACCATAATATGGCCTAGTATAACAAACCACCCATTTCTAGAATATATTAAACATATTTTTAAAATCCCTACTGACAACCCAATAACTATAAGAAAAATTGTCCCCATTACAACAGATATAGTTCCC comes from Fusobacterium sp. and encodes:
- a CDS encoding GntR family transcriptional regulator; its protein translation is MKKLKSDSPIPLYYQLREIIRDKIMNEDWGYGTEIPSELKLCDEFNLCRATVKQAMDGLVNEGLIVRKKGKGSFVVYQKITENFLLEPAFSKKSGEIGLNDYSTVIFSDFTEIDSRMQKVLGIEKNGMVYQIERLHYIDGKPVLLDTHYISPKWIGNISKEEIREIAVYKYIENTYEKRFTNYKIGVQVIMLDQYEKEQFDFPEVPTGMVVECLSFIEKEPVVFNRRTYRGDRCDLCLEFIAVNQKMEVVNSEISIKERDGKRH
- a CDS encoding DUF1847 domain-containing protein, with amino-acid sequence MYTCDACTKYVCRTGNLEEAPLNCPCRELDNIEEVKKFYLEKENMKLARNSALVESEGYCKQTRVEEIINFANKCGYKKLGLAFCVGLSKEAKIFASILRNHGFEVESLSCKNGSVLKEFINISNEEQVRPCTYEPMCNPIGQAKLLNQSGTQLNILLGLCVGHDSLFLKHSEAPVTIFAVKDRVLGHNPLGAIYMAEGYYKKKLFK
- a CDS encoding dicarboxylate/amino acid:cation symporter, with protein sequence MLKKKIGLANKILIGMILGAIAGLVMGPKITAIAVIGDVFLRLLRMSVVPLIFANVVLAVAGMGDLRRLGKIGIKLIIIFLATTFVAAGIGLFSALVIRPGVGFVMTDVSGIVEKGAPTVSSVILGFFPVNIMQSFSEGNMLQIITFAIFSGIAILLLKEEDKKCMLDMFGTLSRFIMMILKFVMGFTPYGVFALMATTTGKYGTDILGPLGKFIVTIYIGLMIHAFIVYGGMYLAASGKNPISFYKKIAPVWTTSFATCSTAATIPVSIKVCEDELKLKKDIAGFTIPVGATMNMDGNGLWYGVVAVFVSQVLGIEMSLYQMFIAVFTGVLMTLGSPGIPGGIFVATTIFLTTLGLPIEFVGLLGGIFRIMDMGITTVNVVGSVVVAAVLDAGERKNEQREAVEEGQ
- a CDS encoding aspartate/glutamate racemase family protein; translated protein: MKEKIVGILGGMGPEATIDLFSKIVEETHAKCDEDHLRIIIDNNPKMPSRQDAIMKGTESPVAAMIATAENLKKAGADFIIIGANTAHYFYDEVASQVDIPFLHIIEEAVKEMMHQVPGIKKVGVMATNAAVKIKLYDKCCAKFGIEVVAAEEEVQNKVHDTIFDFKYNGVTEENVKDAIECAEYFIKNGAEALIMGCTEIPIILKRKSFTVPLIDPNDIIGKVAVAYAKNKYEL
- a CDS encoding VOC family protein; the protein is MIKDIAGFAYDCKNADKLADFYVNLLGWEKILSGNGWAGLRSPQGWIFAFQEIEEYTPPIWPWEKGKQQQMAHIDFLVENLGEAVSHALKCGAKISEVQYFETSTVMFDPEGHPFCLSTVKQ
- a CDS encoding alpha/beta fold hydrolase; its protein translation is MAENIKGIIQVIHGMSEHKGRYLHFFKYFTERGYLVFLHEHLHHGNNVAAKNELGIFQNDFPVLIKEQKLYTEKLKKEYLNIPFFVFGHSMGSFIAQEHMKTYWNEIDGYIFCGSCYKQPFLWKAGEIASYLLDKIYRNRRAHIIKKLVFLNSNSKTRAEYYYNENSWLSRDIEEVKRYCNDKLCDFTYSSTFYTSFFKFLNSLYLEDDFRNISKKLPIMIISGDMDPVGKFGKGVIELEKFYNKIEFDDVTCHLYKNARHELHNEINRDEVFTDIEKWLEIRI